One part of the Lachnospiraceae bacterium JLR.KK002 genome encodes these proteins:
- a CDS encoding RNA-binding S4 domain-containing protein has product MEVIKLKGDYIKLGQALKAANLVDSGVVAKLVIQDGLVTVNGEVEVQRGKKLVDGDIVSFEGETIRIVT; this is encoded by the coding sequence ATGGAAGTCATAAAGTTAAAGGGTGATTATATAAAGTTGGGACAGGCGCTGAAAGCGGCAAATCTGGTGGATTCCGGTGTGGTGGCCAAGCTGGTCATACAGGACGGCCTTGTGACGGTAAACGGAGAAGTGGAAGTTCAGCGCGGAAAAAAACTGGTGGACGGAGATATTGTTTCCTTTGAAGGGGAGACAATCAGAATCGTAACATGA
- the recF gene encoding DNA replication/repair protein RecF — MILKSVALSHFRNYSDLYMEFDRGTNILYGDNAQGKTNILESVYVSGTSRSHKGSKDRELIQFGEEEAHIRTVVERKEKEYQIDMHIKKNRSKGIAINKIPIKKAAELFGILNMVFFSPEDLNIIKNGPSERRRFLDFELCQLDRIYLYHLTNYNKILNQRNKLLKDISFRPELKDTLPVWDLQFVDYGKKIIASRTAFVKRLNEIVYEIHKKISGEKEELILNYEPDVEEEYFEEELLKNRERDLKFGMTSVGPHRDDMCFLIRDIDIRRFGSQGQQRSCALSLKLSEIELVKSAIGETPVLILDDVLSELDSSRQNFLLNSIHDIQTIITCTGLDEFVKNRFEINKVFKVVNGTVKAENSF, encoded by the coding sequence ATGATTTTAAAGTCTGTTGCTTTAAGCCATTTTCGCAATTACAGCGATTTGTATATGGAATTTGACAGAGGAACCAATATCCTGTATGGAGATAACGCCCAGGGCAAAACAAATATTCTGGAATCTGTCTATGTGAGCGGAACCAGCAGGTCCCATAAAGGGAGCAAAGACCGGGAACTGATACAGTTCGGTGAGGAAGAGGCTCATATCCGCACAGTTGTGGAACGGAAAGAAAAAGAGTATCAGATTGACATGCATATCAAAAAGAACCGTTCCAAAGGGATTGCCATCAATAAGATACCAATTAAGAAGGCGGCGGAATTATTCGGGATTCTGAATATGGTGTTTTTTTCTCCGGAGGATTTGAATATTATTAAAAATGGCCCTTCGGAGCGGAGAAGATTTCTGGATTTTGAATTATGTCAGCTTGACAGAATTTATCTGTATCATCTTACAAATTATAATAAAATTTTAAATCAGAGAAATAAACTTTTAAAAGATATCAGTTTCCGGCCGGAACTTAAGGATACCCTTCCGGTCTGGGATTTGCAGTTCGTTGATTACGGGAAGAAAATCATCGCTTCGCGAACAGCTTTTGTGAAGCGGTTAAATGAAATTGTTTATGAGATACATAAGAAAATTTCCGGTGAAAAGGAAGAACTTATCCTGAACTATGAACCGGACGTGGAAGAAGAATACTTTGAGGAGGAATTACTGAAAAACAGGGAAAGGGATTTGAAATTCGGCATGACTTCTGTGGGGCCTCACAGAGATGATATGTGTTTTCTGATCCGTGATATTGACATCCGCAGATTTGGTTCACAGGGACAGCAGCGGAGCTGTGCACTTTCTTTAAAACTTTCGGAAATAGAACTGGTAAAATCAGCTATTGGAGAAACACCTGTTCTGATTCTGGATGATGTGCTGTCGGAGCTGGACAGCAGCCGGCAGAATTTTCTGTTAAACAGTATTCATGATATTCAGACAATTATTACATGTACGGGGCTTGATGAGTTTGTGAAAAACAGATTTGAAATCAATAAAGTTTTTAAAGTGGTAAATGGGACTGTAAAAGCTGAAAACAGTTTTTAG
- the gyrB gene encoding DNA topoisomerase (ATP-hydrolyzing) subunit B, with amino-acid sequence MSTSTNTNAEYGADQIQILEGLEAVRKRPGMYIGSTSLRGLHHLVYEIVDNSVDEALAGYCDTIDVRILKDNCVRVTDNGRGIPVGINHKAGLPAVEVVFTVLHAGGKFGGGGYKVSGGLHGVGASVVNALSNWLEVEIFSEGKIYRQRYEKGKSMYPLKVVGECDLEKTGTQVTFSPDGSIFEDTVFDYDTLKQRLREMAFLTKGIRIRLTDEREGQEQEKEFHYEGGIKEFVTYLNHSKEALYENVIYCEGERDGVYVEVAMQHNDSYNDATYSFVNNITTPEGGTHLAGFRNALTKTFNSYAKANKILKENETALSGDDIREGLTAIISVKIQEPQFEGQTKQKLGNSEARGAVDGVVSEQLTYFLEQNPMVAKIICEKSLLAQRAREAARKARDLTRRKTALENTSLPGKLADCSDKDPRNCEIFIVEGDSAGGSAKTARSRATQAILPLRGKILNVEKARLDKIYGNAEIKAMITAFGTGIHDDFDIEKLRYHKIIIMTDADVDGAHISTLMLTFMYRFMPELIRQGYVYLAKPPLFKVEKNKKIWYAYDDAELDEILQEIGRDGNNKIQRYKGLGEMDADQLWETTMDPETRILERVMINDETASEIDLTFTTLMGDKVEPRREFIEANAKYVQNLDV; translated from the coding sequence ATGAGTACAAGTACAAATACCAATGCGGAATATGGAGCAGATCAGATTCAGATTCTGGAAGGGCTGGAAGCAGTCCGCAAAAGACCTGGAATGTATATCGGAAGTACATCCCTGCGCGGGCTTCATCATCTCGTTTATGAAATTGTAGACAATTCTGTGGATGAAGCACTGGCAGGCTATTGTGATACCATAGATGTAAGGATTTTGAAAGATAACTGTGTGCGGGTGACGGACAACGGCCGCGGAATTCCTGTGGGCATCAACCATAAAGCAGGGCTTCCTGCTGTGGAAGTTGTATTTACGGTGCTTCATGCCGGAGGAAAATTCGGCGGAGGAGGATATAAGGTATCCGGAGGTCTGCACGGAGTGGGAGCTTCTGTGGTAAACGCTCTGTCCAACTGGCTGGAGGTGGAGATTTTTTCAGAAGGTAAAATCTACAGGCAGCGGTATGAAAAGGGAAAGAGCATGTATCCTCTGAAAGTTGTGGGAGAATGTGATTTGGAAAAAACCGGAACACAGGTTACCTTTTCTCCTGACGGCAGTATTTTCGAAGATACGGTTTTTGATTACGATACGTTAAAGCAGCGTCTGCGTGAAATGGCATTTCTCACGAAAGGAATCAGAATCCGTCTGACGGATGAGAGGGAAGGTCAGGAACAGGAAAAAGAATTCCATTACGAAGGCGGGATTAAGGAATTTGTCACTTACTTAAACCACAGCAAGGAAGCCCTTTATGAGAATGTAATTTACTGTGAAGGAGAACGGGACGGCGTCTACGTGGAAGTTGCCATGCAGCACAACGATTCCTATAACGACGCCACATACAGCTTTGTGAATAATATCACAACGCCGGAGGGAGGTACCCATCTGGCCGGTTTTCGGAATGCACTGACAAAGACCTTTAATTCTTATGCAAAGGCCAATAAGATTTTAAAAGAAAATGAAACGGCCCTTTCCGGTGATGATATCCGGGAAGGTCTTACAGCCATTATCAGCGTTAAAATTCAGGAGCCTCAGTTTGAGGGACAGACAAAACAGAAGCTGGGAAACAGTGAAGCCCGCGGGGCCGTAGACGGAGTGGTCAGCGAACAGCTCACTTATTTTCTGGAGCAGAATCCCATGGTGGCGAAAATTATCTGCGAAAAATCACTGCTGGCGCAGCGGGCAAGGGAAGCCGCCCGGAAAGCCAGGGATCTGACCAGAAGGAAAACAGCGCTGGAAAATACATCCCTGCCGGGAAAACTGGCAGACTGTTCCGATAAAGACCCCAGAAACTGTGAAATTTTTATTGTGGAGGGAGATTCTGCAGGAGGTTCCGCCAAAACAGCCAGAAGCCGTGCTACACAGGCCATTCTGCCTCTCCGGGGCAAGATTCTGAATGTGGAAAAGGCAAGGCTGGATAAAATTTACGGCAATGCGGAAATCAAAGCCATGATTACGGCTTTTGGAACGGGAATTCATGATGATTTTGATATTGAAAAGCTCAGATATCATAAAATTATTATTATGACGGATGCGGATGTGGACGGCGCCCATATCAGTACCTTAATGCTTACGTTTATGTACCGTTTTATGCCGGAATTAATACGACAGGGCTATGTATATCTGGCAAAACCGCCTTTATTTAAAGTTGAAAAAAATAAAAAAATCTGGTATGCCTACGACGACGCGGAGCTGGATGAGATTTTACAGGAAATCGGCAGAGACGGAAATAACAAGATTCAGCGATACAAAGGTCTGGGAGAGATGGATGCGGATCAGCTCTGGGAAACAACCATGGACCCGGAGACCAGAATTCTGGAGCGGGTTATGATTAATGACGAGACCGCTTCGGAAATAGATCTGACTTTTACTACCCTGATGGGGGATAAAGTAGAGCCGAGACGTGAATTTATTGAGGCCAATGCAAAATATGTACAGAATCTGGATGTATAG
- the gyrA gene encoding DNA gyrase subunit A, with the protein MDDKIFDRIDEIDLKKTMEKSYIDYAMSVIASRALPDVRDGLKPVQRRILYSMIELNNGPDKPHRKCARIVGDTMGKYHPHGDSSIYGALVNMAQEWSTRYMLVDGHGNFGSVDGDGAAAMRYTEARLSKISMEMLADINKDTVDFGPNFDETEKEPLVLPSRYPNLLVNGTTGIAVGMATNIPPHNLREVIGAVVKIIDNRIEEDRETEIEEILKIVKGPDFPTGGMILGTSGIDQAYRTGRGKIKVRAVSDIEAMANGKNRIVVTELPYMVNKARLIEKIADLVRDKKVDGITDLRDESNREGMRICIELRRDVNPNVVLNQLYKHTQLQDTFGVIMLALVDNQPKVLNLSDMLGYYLKHQEEVVTRRTRYELNKAEERAHILQGLLTALDHIDEVISIIRNSENVQLAKARLIERFAFSDAQAQAIVDMRLRALTGLERGKLEAEYNQLMDLIQELKAILADEKKLLGVIRKEITAISDKFGDDRRTSIGFDEYDISMEDLIPVSNTVITMTKLGYIKRMSVDNFRSQNRGGKGIKGMETIEDDYIEELLMTTTHHYLMFFTNTGKVYRMKAYEIPEAGRTARGTAIINLLQLQPGEKITAVIPIREYKNDHFLFMATKNGIVKKTPVTDYANVRKKGLAAINLREEDELIEVKMTDNTKDMILVTRYGQCIRFHETDVRSTGRTSMGVIGMNLSDRDEVVGMQMNTQGEYLLIASEKGLGKLTRMEEFTPQNRGGKGVKCYKITEKTGNIVGVKAVNQENEILMITTEGIIIRMKVEGISVLGRVTSGVKLMNLSEDITVASIAKVREDQSLMENTETDELLTEEEEQLSAARAEEAARKMTSPAENTETDEELLQELLERAEADKEEDMEE; encoded by the coding sequence ATGGATGATAAAATATTCGACCGGATTGATGAGATTGACCTGAAAAAAACCATGGAAAAATCTTATATAGATTATGCCATGAGCGTTATTGCATCCCGTGCACTTCCGGATGTAAGAGACGGACTGAAACCGGTGCAGCGGCGTATTCTGTATTCCATGATTGAACTGAATAACGGCCCTGACAAGCCTCACCGGAAATGTGCCCGTATCGTAGGTGATACCATGGGTAAATACCATCCCCACGGCGACAGCTCCATTTACGGCGCACTGGTAAATATGGCCCAGGAATGGTCTACCCGCTATATGCTGGTGGACGGACATGGTAATTTCGGCTCTGTAGACGGAGACGGGGCGGCTGCCATGCGTTATACGGAAGCCCGCTTAAGTAAAATCTCCATGGAGATGCTGGCAGATATCAATAAAGATACCGTTGATTTCGGGCCGAACTTTGATGAGACAGAAAAGGAACCCCTTGTACTTCCTTCCCGTTATCCCAATCTGTTAGTAAACGGAACTACGGGAATTGCAGTGGGAATGGCCACTAATATTCCTCCCCACAACCTGCGGGAAGTGATTGGGGCGGTGGTTAAAATCATTGACAACCGGATTGAGGAAGACCGGGAAACGGAAATAGAAGAAATTCTGAAAATTGTAAAAGGGCCGGATTTTCCTACCGGCGGTATGATCCTTGGAACTTCCGGTATAGACCAGGCTTACCGGACCGGCCGGGGCAAGATAAAGGTACGGGCTGTTTCCGATATTGAAGCCATGGCCAACGGTAAAAACCGCATTGTGGTGACGGAATTGCCCTATATGGTAAATAAAGCCAGGCTGATTGAGAAAATTGCGGATCTGGTCCGTGATAAAAAAGTGGACGGTATTACAGATTTGCGGGATGAGTCCAACCGGGAAGGTATGCGGATTTGCATTGAACTGCGCCGGGATGTGAACCCAAATGTAGTGTTAAATCAGCTTTACAAGCATACTCAGCTTCAGGATACTTTTGGCGTAATTATGCTTGCGCTGGTGGACAATCAGCCGAAAGTTCTGAATTTAAGCGATATGCTGGGCTACTATCTGAAACACCAGGAAGAGGTAGTGACCAGAAGGACCAGATATGAGCTGAACAAAGCGGAAGAACGGGCCCATATTTTACAGGGTCTGCTGACTGCACTGGATCATATAGACGAAGTTATCAGTATTATTCGTAACAGTGAAAATGTACAGCTTGCAAAAGCACGGCTGATTGAGAGATTTGCTTTTTCCGACGCGCAGGCTCAGGCAATCGTAGACATGCGTCTGCGGGCTCTGACCGGTCTGGAACGGGGCAAACTGGAAGCAGAATATAACCAGTTAATGGATTTGATTCAGGAGTTAAAAGCAATTCTTGCAGACGAGAAAAAGCTCCTGGGTGTTATCCGGAAAGAAATTACAGCCATTTCCGATAAATTCGGTGATGACAGAAGAACGTCCATTGGATTCGATGAGTATGATATTTCCATGGAGGATTTGATTCCTGTGTCCAATACGGTGATTACCATGACGAAACTTGGTTACATCAAGCGCATGAGCGTGGATAACTTCCGCAGCCAGAACCGGGGCGGCAAAGGGATTAAGGGCATGGAGACCATTGAAGACGATTACATAGAAGAACTGCTGATGACCACCACCCACCATTACCTGATGTTTTTTACCAATACCGGAAAAGTATACCGCATGAAGGCTTACGAGATACCGGAGGCAGGAAGGACAGCCAGGGGGACGGCCATTATCAATCTTCTGCAGCTTCAGCCGGGAGAAAAGATTACGGCGGTTATTCCCATCCGGGAATATAAGAACGACCATTTTCTGTTTATGGCCACCAAAAACGGAATTGTGAAGAAAACTCCTGTTACCGATTATGCCAATGTGCGTAAAAAAGGCCTTGCGGCTATTAATCTGCGGGAAGAAGATGAACTGATTGAAGTAAAAATGACGGATAATACCAAAGATATGATACTGGTTACCAGATACGGCCAGTGTATCCGGTTCCATGAAACGGATGTGAGAAGTACCGGAAGGACTTCCATGGGCGTGATTGGCATGAACCTGTCCGACCGGGACGAAGTGGTGGGTATGCAGATGAATACTCAGGGTGAGTACCTGCTGATTGCTTCGGAAAAAGGTCTTGGAAAACTCACCAGAATGGAAGAATTTACACCTCAGAATCGGGGCGGCAAAGGAGTAAAATGTTATAAAATTACGGAAAAAACCGGAAATATCGTAGGCGTGAAGGCTGTCAACCAGGAAAATGAAATTCTGATGATTACCACAGAAGGCATTATTATTCGCATGAAGGTGGAAGGTATTTCTGTTCTCGGCCGTGTAACTTCCGGTGTGAAACTGATGAACCTGTCGGAAGATATTACCGTTGCAAGTATTGCAAAAGTCCGGGAGGATCAGTCTTTGATGGAAAATACCGAAACGGACGAACTTCTCACAGAGGAAGAAGAACAGCTCAGCGCTGCCAGAGCAGAGGAAGCTGCCCGGAAAATGACTTCTCCGGCAGAAAATACGGAGACAGATGAAGAGCTGTTGCAGGAACTGCTGGAACGGGCGGAGGCTGATAAGGAAGAAGATATGGAAGAATAG
- a CDS encoding Uma2 family endonuclease yields the protein MGLAESERKKDEKINGVIYDMSPSPGYRHCIVNGNIYRIIGNGLKNSMCFASMENLDFKYHPEENDDYVCPDIMIVCDRKNLKGSAYSGTPRFIAETLSNATAKRDRTEKKDIYEKAGVEEYWIVSPQGSVEIYYLESGNYILEQNYMLQNDKEEEDYNGDTEICLKAFPQIKMTLGEIFEGMD from the coding sequence ATGGGTCTGGCAGAATCCGAACGTAAAAAAGATGAAAAAATAAACGGCGTTATTTATGACATGTCGCCGTCGCCCGGATACAGACATTGTATTGTGAATGGCAATATATACAGAATCATAGGAAACGGTCTGAAAAACAGCATGTGTTTTGCATCCATGGAAAATCTGGATTTTAAATATCATCCGGAAGAAAACGACGATTATGTGTGCCCGGACATCATGATTGTCTGCGACCGAAAAAATTTAAAAGGCAGTGCATACAGCGGAACTCCCCGATTTATTGCTGAAACCTTAAGTAATGCAACAGCAAAAAGAGACAGGACAGAGAAAAAAGACATTTACGAAAAAGCGGGGGTAGAGGAGTACTGGATAGTATCTCCACAGGGTTCCGTGGAAATCTATTATCTGGAATCAGGAAACTATATTCTGGAGCAGAATTATATGCTCCAGAATGATAAAGAAGAGGAAGATTATAACGGAGATACGGAAATCTGTCTGAAGGCCTTTCCTCAGATAAAAATGACCCTTGGGGAGATTTTTGAAGGAATGGATTAG
- a CDS encoding Uma2 family endonuclease has translation MPFPQKQIYTSEDYWNLPEGQKAELIDGQLFDMAPPNFIHQKLVSVLHYAIFHHIKTNNGSCEVIPAPFAVNLNSDDKTWVEPDLSVICDRNKISSRGCEGAPDWIIEIVSPGSTRTDYLIKLFKYRTAGVREYWIVNPVKRMVQVYYFGLEENSELFSFEDEIPVGIFPNLKLRISDLL, from the coding sequence ATGCCATTCCCTCAAAAACAGATCTATACATCCGAAGACTACTGGAACCTGCCGGAAGGACAGAAGGCAGAACTGATTGACGGGCAGCTTTTCGATATGGCCCCGCCTAACTTTATCCACCAGAAACTGGTAAGTGTACTCCATTATGCCATTTTTCATCACATTAAAACCAACAATGGCTCCTGTGAAGTGATTCCGGCCCCCTTTGCCGTAAACTTAAATTCAGATGACAAAACCTGGGTGGAACCGGATCTTTCTGTTATATGTGACAGGAATAAAATATCCAGCCGAGGCTGTGAAGGAGCCCCCGACTGGATTATTGAAATTGTATCACCAGGCAGTACCCGCACAGATTACCTGATAAAACTTTTCAAATACCGTACAGCAGGCGTCCGGGAATACTGGATTGTAAATCCTGTAAAACGTATGGTGCAGGTTTATTATTTTGGCTTAGAAGAAAATTCTGAACTGTTTTCTTTTGAAGACGAAATACCTGTGGGAATATTCCCAAATCTGAAGCTCAGAATATCGGATTTACTGTAA
- a CDS encoding Uma2 family endonuclease yields MPALQSNLSTVTLEEYESLPENIRAEVFDGQIYYMEGPSQEHQAISTELTTILNSYIKSKKSPCRVFHAPFDVKLSDSPLTIVQPDLMIICDKNKLDGKRCNGAPDFIIEIVSPGNPADDYIRKLYYYKNAGVREYWIADPRRKTVTVNYFEENILNVQYSFDSTIKVNIFDDLLINFSEISDLMNFS; encoded by the coding sequence ATGCCGGCATTACAATCCAACCTTTCCACTGTTACGCTGGAAGAATATGAATCTCTTCCGGAAAATATACGGGCGGAAGTCTTCGACGGACAGATTTACTACATGGAAGGCCCCTCCCAGGAACATCAGGCAATTTCCACGGAACTGACAACCATACTGAATTCCTATATTAAAAGTAAAAAAAGCCCCTGCAGGGTATTTCATGCTCCATTTGACGTAAAACTGTCCGACAGTCCTCTCACCATTGTTCAGCCAGACCTTATGATTATATGTGATAAAAATAAGCTGGACGGAAAACGCTGCAATGGAGCCCCTGATTTTATCATTGAAATTGTTTCTCCCGGTAATCCGGCAGATGATTACATCCGTAAGCTGTATTATTACAAAAATGCCGGCGTCCGGGAATACTGGATTGCAGACCCGCGCCGCAAAACAGTAACCGTCAATTATTTTGAAGAAAACATACTCAATGTCCAGTATTCTTTTGATTCCACAATCAAAGTCAATATTTTTGATGATTTACTTATCAACTTCTCTGAAATTTCAGATTTGATGAATTTTTCATAA